The following coding sequences lie in one Asterias amurensis chromosome 18, ASM3211899v1 genomic window:
- the LOC139950395 gene encoding uncharacterized protein, which produces MPISSSRNRLTANVGQPDEEDDRSGAKSVPVLNTSNQLGNKQTRSVVTPSPSLASGGRFAKTPDGTARKQEKVKLPLITRIQNSLFGRSRSHDSTVASIDNQQPRNTPLHSRYRRKKHKSRSAEFSLRKIRFFTEPPVLSPLTICFAYPGVDLNHHDIVKAIQSMHTVSIDDIESIQFVDMNVILGTAGINNRWLIKVKDFDTRYLLLCDGLKINGEYVIIRKYDDLNMEDYKEYQRRKDTLASDEHNAVQRLLHNM; this is translated from the exons ATGCCAATATCGAGTTCCAGAAATCGATTAACTGCTAATGTAGGCCAACCAGATGAGGAGGATGATCGATCAGGAGCCAAAAGTGTACCCGTCTTGAACACTTCAAACCAGCTGGGAAATAAGCAGACCCGATCGGTTGTCACACCATCACCATCTCTTGCTAGCGGTGGTCGATTTGCCAAGACGCCGGATGGTACTGCACGGAAGCAAGAAAAAGTAAAACTTCCACTCATTACTCGGATCCAGAACAGTTTGTTTGG ACGATCTAGATCACACGACAGTACTGTGGCCAGTATTGATAACCAGCAACCAAGAAACACTCCTCTGCATTCAAGATATCGTCGGAAAAAACACAAGTCAAGGTCGGCGGAATTTTCGCTCCGCAAAATCCGCTTTTTCACAGAGCCTCCAGTTTTGTCACCTCTCACAATCTGCTTTGCTTACCCCGGAGTGGACTTAAATCATCACGACATCGTCAAGGCTATCCAATCAATGCACACCGTTAGCATTGACGACATTGAAAGTATTCAATTTGTTGACATGAATGTGATTCTTGGCACAGCGGGCATCAACAACAG ATGGCTGATAAAAGTCAAAGATTTTGACACAAGGTATCTGTTGCTATGTGATGGCCTAAAAATCAACGGAGAGTACGTCATCATTCGTAAATACGATGACCTTAACATGGAGGACTACAAAGAATATCAGAGACGGAAAGATACTTTAGCCAGTGATGAGCATAATGCTGTACAAAGACTCTTACACAATATGTAA